The region CCAAGGCAAGAGAGGGATACAGGCAGAACTCACCAGAgaaaaagagaccaggaggtgTGCTTGTCACCTTTAAAAACCCcaattgtttcattttgataACACCAACTATTTTGTTTCAGGTAAGGATGGTAAAGAGTAAGGTAATGGTAAAGATGCTTCACTCCAGGAAGGGTGAAGCttgataaaatatatattatattatattatattatattatattatattatattatattatattatattatattatattatattatattatattatattatattatattatattatattatattatattatattatattatattatattatattatattatattatattatactatattatattatattatattatattatattatattatattatattatattatattatactatactatactatactatactatactatactatactatataTTACTGTATCTGTATCTTAATGTTGCATTAAGCTATACGTATGTTAATACCTAGCCAATAAATATTAAACTTCATGTTTCATCACAGCATCAAACTTCAagtaaattaaatagaaaaataaggtCAAAGCAAAAAGTATTTGGTTTGGCACCAGCAATCCAGAATGGGAGTGGCAGTGACTCGCTTTGATTTTCGTCCCTCTCCGTGGATTTCCACAAGATGTTTCAATTTTCCTGCCTCTCCAGTGGAAAACCCTTCTGCTGGAAACTTTTGGCAAGGTTTTTTGAGGACCAAGTAGCTGCTCAATAAATGCTTTCTCATCTACtgagcaagttttatttaattACACAGCAGCTACAGCGTGTGGCTCTTCCTGCATTTTAAACAGCAAGTGGGTCCCACTGCACCACCTCATTgaaatttgcttcttttttttttcctgtgaacaATATATAATTGCTGCAAAATTACATAGCATTAGCTAGTGAAATAGTGAGACTTAACTAGCAGCCGGGATCTTTGTCAGTCCTCAGCAATGCGTCTACCACCATGTCTGTGGCCAAACCTGCTTCGCTCTGCAGGTCCTTTGCCTGCAGAGGTGGGATGGGGACTCTCCAGGAGCTGTCACAAGCAATGTCCCCAGAGGAAACGCCGGGATGAGGCTCCAAGGCTGAGCACCTCCGTGTTGCACCAGTGCATCGCGCTCTGGTGATGCTTGTTCTGTGGGGAAACGGTGAGAGCGGAGAACAGCAGGAATAAGAGATGAGAATACAACCCTCCGTAGAAACAGATGAAAGCATTGGCCTTGGCCTAGTGAGGCGAGTCCCAGGAGATCAAAGCTGTTTATGTCTAATAAGAGAGCATGGAAAAAGCATTAAACAAACAGCTTAATTTCCCTGCAGTGTTTAGACTGACACTGCCTGTAACTAATGGTGGTTAGTTATAGGCTATAATAAGTTTTCCTTATGTAGGCAAAGTCCCATTGGGTTTTCTGGGTGTTAATATAATAGGAATTAAGTGATTTAGACTCTGTCAAGCAGAAGATGAtatctctctttcctctctgcttATGAGACCCATCCATCATTCCTGAATGCAGGCTGCCGGCAGCAGCGAGGaaccctgctcctgcctgccagGTGCCCacagcaacaacagcaaagGGAACTTCATGCAtgggaaggaagagaaacttTTGTTCCCCTTCCACCTCTTGGGCTCACTTTGGCCAAGCCCAGGATTCCCATTGAGCTATTCTGTCCCCTTGAAGACCCTCTTAcagcctcagctctgcctgcccatGTCACCCCCCAGCGGGACAAATCTGTCCCTTTTAACACAAGATTCTTCTCTGACTGATTTATAATTTCTGGAAAGTTCATTGATCCCAATTTTAATCTCCTAGTGCTTGGAAAATAGACATAGATCACCATAatagcagaagaggaaaaaacaagtttctctgaCATAACTCAGGCTGCAACGTTTCTGTAGTAGAACATTAGGATCATTATATCAATTAAATCACTGTATGCACTAAACCAAAGCAGGTTTCTTTTCTCCCCGATGGCTGCACAATGAACCATTTTGATCAGATACTTTgttttttgaaatgaaaataggCAGTTTCAAGTTTCCCGAGTCCTAAACATTTCAGGCGCCCCCTTTAAAACATGCCTGATGTGGCTGTGGCTCAGGCAGCACTGCTGGGCAGAGCATTGGTAGCGGCTTTTCAATACCTTTGGGTTGCGAAAAAGATCGGGGGAGTTACTGGCATGAACTCACTTGTGGTACTTATGGTCATTCAAGTGTTTGCAATCACATTTGCCCACTGTCTGGTTGCACCAGGCAGCTCATTTCATTATAACCGTCTCTGCAGGCAATACATACAAATTATTACATACTCGGTGTGTATGAGGCTTTTTGGGAAGCCTGGAAAGACTCTTACGCCCCACTGCTGTGAAAAAAGGGTGAAATGTGTGCCTACATTTCTGACACAGCCTGGAAAACCTCTGCAATCCTTTTGCAAAGCCAAGTGCTTCGCTGCAACATTTTCTGAAGGGCATTCCAGAGACTGCTGTGCTAAAAAGAACCTAATTCTTTACTTGTGAGTCTCTCTGTCACCTGCAAGCAAGTTGCTCGTGCAGCTAAAATCCCTTCCCAAACCTGGGAGGACACCACCGTCCGGGGCTAATGCCAGCCTGCCTGGGGAAAAGCATCTCGAGGAGGGGTCTGAGGTGGGTAAAGTGCTGCAAACTAGAAATTGCTCTCCCTGAACCCCACCCCAACCTTTTATTGAAATGTGTTGATTTTCCTGATGGCAGCAGGACCTTTctgaagccaaagaaagaggcagAGTGAGTTCATAAGCAGTCCTACAATGAACATGATCTTGCAAGATAAGAGCAAAGGAAAGACTGCCGGCACTTGGGTCAGATGTGAGGTGTCTGATGGCAGCCTTTAGAAACAGAGATATTTATACAGGAGGGTGCTTCTGGAAGGCTACttattctattttcttccttttgcatcTATGTATgtgcctttgtttcccctttctggATCTGCTCCTGGCTTTACCgctagtttaaaataaaaatataatccaTTTACAATCCTCCCTTGCGGCCATTAAGCACTGGTCTGAGAAAGGCTATTATCTCCGCTCAGCTGGCAGAGGATTCAGAGGCTTTAACTCCTGCGTGGCTGTGTAGGCAGGAGCATCCCACTTGCCAGGCTGTTGGGGATGGGGGAAGCCCAtgcctggctttgctgcctttttgtGCAGCCAAGAGCTGCGAGACCTCAGGGTCTTGTCCTGTCTCCTCTTCCAGACTTTGTCCCATTGCTGCCACGAGCAAGGGGCTGCAAATCTGCAATGGCCCAGGGCGAATGCCATGGGGGCTGCTTGCCTTCCGCAACGGGGAGGTGTGGTCCATGCGTGgccaaggaagaagaaacactgTGCAGGGAACATCTCCAGCCATAATACCTTTAGGCTGCTCAAGGGAGCAGAGGTTccagccagtggtgtcctgaGACGGCAAACTGGGGGGCAGAGCTCAAGGCTCAGATCTactcctgctgccctgtgtgGCTTAGAGCAAGGAGCTTAACCTTGATGATTTCATCCTGTAAATGGCAATAACACATCCCTTGTGTGTCATGTCCCTGTGCTCAGGGGCAGGGCTATCCCTTGTGCCGTGGTGTGCAGAAGCTCATCCTACAAGGTTACTACTGGAAATTCCACGTTTCTCCtccatggggggaaaaaaagtttctgtttGCTCCAGATtggaaagaaaaccccacattttgcattttcctgCTTGTGAAATTTCTGCCAAATACCAATACTACACAACCAAATGAGACAACCACTTATTTCACCGTTATGTGCCCATGAAATATTTCAATTCCTTTAACTCAGCATCATTGGCAGGAGACTTGAGCTACTGGGACATTTTGGACCAGCTTTGAATCTGCAGGTAGTGCCAGAGGAAAGCAGCTGAAGCCGTGCCTGCCTGGGCTTCTCcctgtttcaaaagcaaaagccCTTCCATTTTTGCTGGCGGGATGCGAGTCTGAAGAGGGACTTTCCCTGCAAGCATGTCCCAATCTCCCTCGAGCCAAATGACACTCAGATCGTTATAGTTTTCTATGCTGGACAATTCCTGATCGTTATTATTTGGGCCCTGCTCACCAGGTTTTAAATTATTCCATCTCAActagctgatggcatttgttaCATGTCATGCAATGTTCCTGGTAATTAATTGGTATTTAATTAATTAAGGGATAATGGCATTCAATTAAGGGATGCTTGTGGAACACTGTCACTGGGTAATTAATGGCTTCCTGCTGCTCAAGCAAAGCTGAGGcatttgtggaaaataaatagaGAGGAGAAGCTGAGATGTTTATTCCCTTGGCAGGGGACAGTGTTGTATCCCAGTGACCTCTGGTTCTCCTGCACCGTTACCAAGATGGGAAGCGTTGCATGACCTTGCAGCAGCTGGGTACCGCTCACACGCTTCCAGCTGGCAGCAAACAGGACCCGCAATCAGAGTCGAGGAGGATAACTGCACAAACAGCGAGCACCTGATGTTTCCAGCATCACACAGCAGGTCAACTGCAGAAACAAGACCTGGTTTCCAGACCTCGTGCCCATGCCTCTGCTGAGGGTGAGCCAGGCTCTGTCCCCGGCATGTGTAAACTTGAtattacagaatcccagaatgtgaggggttggaagggacctggaaagctcatcccgtgcaatccccccatggagcaggaacacccagatgaggttacacaggaaggtgtccaggcgggttggaatgtctgcacagaaggagactccacaacctccctgggcagcctgggccaggctctgccaccctcaccgggaagaaattgttctcaCTGATGTCAAGGACCAAGCTACCTGTGAGAAAATGGACCTTGTGTTCTATCAGCTTCGGAGGAGAGCAAAGGAAAACCAGGAGTTTcctgggacatgaggaaaatgaaaacaaaatccatgaatcaaacagaacagaacacCATTTTGAACAAAGAAGTACAAATATTGAAGGATAAACAGGAATGATTCACTTTACCAGCTGTTCCTGGCTGGCTAGCAACGCTCTCTGATGTTGAATGAACCCTGTGTGTAATGGGTATAAATATTTCAGGCACTTCTGGCAGGATTCAGAGGGTTTGAACTCTTCTGTTCCCTGCTGCACAACACCCTGTGCGAGGGACCAGCCTGAGGCCGGgactcctgctgctgctggggagcacaGGACCATCCAGGAAGGGTGATAACCACATCTGCCACCATGACTCCTGGTCTTCCTGGCTTCTCCAGCCACCCTTTAAACATGCGCCACTCAGCTCTGCCCTCGGGCTTTGTGAATGGGGTTGTTTCTAGGTAGAATGATCCCTGGGCACTAAGCGCTCTTGGTTTCCTCTTCAGTGTTTGCTTGTCTTCAGTGGTGAAGACAAACAGCTCAATGTAACTGCTCAGAGCAGATGTGCTTCAAAGCTGCTGGtttcctcctgccccacagtgAACCCAGTTGTGCTTCCCCGGGTGACTCTGCCAGCAGCCGAGCAGCAGGTATTAATGGGTATTAATTATATGGTTATTAATGATATGGGTATTAATTATACAGGTATTAATGTTACAGGTATTAACAGTATGGGCATTAATTGTACAGGTATTAATGCTACAGGAGGCTCTGCTCCTCTGCCATACAAATGCATAAAGCACGTCTCAGCAAGGTGTTTGTGTGGCCTGCATTAGCATATTCTTTTCATTCCTAATCCCACCAGACTCAAGAGAAGGAGTTATTGCAGCCTaggaaagaagcagagaaaaattaCAACACGTAGTATTTAAGGTGATGCTGATGTAGGTAGCAAACTCCTTTATTTACCAGTGAACCTTAACCCCGAAGTCCACATTGGAGTATTTCCAGTGGTTTGGGGCTCAAGCTTCTGCCTTTCCAGCATGTAACTGGTGGAGGGATAAGGATCCTGGTCACAGCTCAGGGCAGCCAGTGTGTAGGGGTGTCTTCCCATTAATTTGTGCACAATTTGGTCCATCCCTGGGGATGCAGAGAGGATCAAACATGGGCTGGAGCACCCAGAGCTGGGATGGATAGCCCTTCAACGCTATTCAATGAGATGCAATGTGAAACATTGCCAAAGCCTGCAGTGCTTTTGTTCCCCAGCAGCTTGCAATGGGTTTTCCCTAAAAAGCCCTCCGCCGTTTTTGTTCCAGAATCACACTTCCAGCTGAGAACTGCAGAACAATtaaggggtgggggggagaaTGCAAATTGGCTTTTCATAGTTTGATTGTTGACGCCTTTTCTGACGGAATGGCTTGCTGGATCTAATTGTTTAGCCCAGGAATTTAACGATGCTATTAATAATTAACTGTTCCTTACACTTTACACTGGCTCCTTAAACACAtcaatttttttgttatttcttggCACTCTTGTATaaccattttttccttcctaattcCTTCTCATATTTCAGCCTTACTTCGGTAGAATTAACATGAtatgcaaaatacagaaatctaTCGCTGTCTGGCACCTCTGTTCCTACAGCAGGCTTAAGCTGTGACAGGTCCTGTCCAAGTGCACATCAGTGAGTGGCAACTTTTCCAGGGAAGGGGTGAGGATGTTGAAGTTAAACAGCACATCAGTGACCTCCAGTCTTTTCCAGTGGTCTCATGCAATAGGGcaaaaatgcatgaagaatCCTGGGCAGAGGAAGGTCAAGGGAATTTCTGCTGTGAAGTTATAACCCTAGAAAGCATCAATGCTAATAATTTCTTTGATGTTCTGAGCGTGTTAGGAACATGTGTTTCTGAGTACATGTGTGTGTCCATGCCAGTGTGTGTGAGATGTCCCTGTGATCTCTCAAAGCTCCTCAGCGTTTGTGTCACTTTGCAGGCGAGCCCTGTTTTCTCCCAGTGTAGGTGTACGGGGTGAACACGGTAGGGTACATGCAGCTTCCTGAGACCTCTGAGATGGAAGTTAATGTGGAAATGTAAACATTAATTACAGCTCCAGTGAGCTCCAGTTTCTAATTAATTGCAATTAATTGCAGGTAAAAATAGAGCTGgttatataaaatataactCAAAAGCCCTGAACTACCTGGTTACACAATACCCAACAATGAATGATCTCTGCCAATGCCTCATTAGGGGTGAAAACGTTCCAGGTGTGATTTTTGGAAAACACGCACAGCAAAATGAATTGGAAATGGCTCCTTCTCTTGCTGTGACCCACTCTTCACCCCCATGTGTATCCTCATGCCGCGCTGGGTTTTATCCCGTGCTCCATCCCCAGGGAAGTTGCTCCCCAGACATCCCATCTACAGTAAGCAGAAAATTCGCAAGTCGGTGCCTGGTCACTACTTGCAAACCTGGAGGtccaaaatgcttttaaaactcAGTTCCCCACCTCGGGGCTAAGGACACAGGTTTTCCGCCGCAGTGGTTCAAGCAGTGCTGGTGGTTCTTCGTCGCTGTTTACCAGGCAAGGCTGCTGTTGCTCTGCAGCCTGACAAATCGCTCCACAGCTCCTCTCCAGAGGTCATTCGTGTTGGCCGGCACCCAGTGTAAGAGCAGTTCATTTGTCTTCTATGTGTGTGCAAAACTGGCTGGCTCTAAGATGGGCAAATTCTTTTCACTGGTTAGTGTTTACAATCAGAGAAGCAACTTGCAGGCATGACGGGTGCCATCAAAGAGTATCAGGAAGGATGCAGAAGGACCTCCAAGGGCTTCTGTTTGGGAACAagcctccccttccttcccaaaaAACAGTCTGCCCCTGCCATGGAGGAATCAGGTTTGGGGCAGGGCTGTCGCTTTCCTAACTGGAGGCTGATCAGAGCAAGTGGAAGAGCCTGTCTGGAGTGTGCTGTTCAGTGGGAGAAGCTGTGATCTCCAAGGCACAAGTCTCAGGGAAAATAGGCTGAGATGGCAACTTCCTTCAGTTGCCAGATcagctgcagggatgctgtgcAGCTGGTTTTAGCACCAGCAGTGtcttctgcagctctttctgtgGAAGTGCCTCCAGCGCAGTCATGGACAGGCTCCAGATCTGATGGCCTTTGGCTCAGCCCCTTCCCATGACGCTTTTGCTCTTACAAGCTCCACGTCTGTCTCCTAGGAACTGAAAGGCCTGTTCAGGGGATGATGTGGTTCCTCCCCCTTCGTGGAGCCTTTTGCTGGCTGCCAGCTTTTCCCTGGTGTTATCTTGTGTTGCTCCGGCTCTTCACGTTCCTGTAAACACTTCCCCAGCGTGGCTGCatataaaaggaagaagaatgtgGATCTGACCTCTCCATCCACTCCCCAAGGGGCCAAGCAACTCCCCTCTCCTGGCAGAGCCTCACCACAGCAAACCCTTAGGAGGTTTTTTGTTTCgtttgttttcatttaggtGGAAAAAAGATGATTTGCCATCTGAGGAGCTGCTTGGAGATCACAGTCGGAGCATGAGGTAGTTTCTCTGGGGTGTGCAGGAATTTCCCTAAACTGTCGCTGGAGCCACAGCCAGGAATTGGGGGTGAGGAAAGCTACTGTCTGCAGAGCAATGGACTTCTCTGACCTGCTGGGGGACAAGGCACATGCTGGGGTGGTGGGATGCAGGATGATGGGGACAGTCTCTTGGGGCTCCCATGGGTGACAGGCAACAGTCTGAGGAGCATTGTTACAGCTCAGGTCAGCCAAGGTCTGTATTCTGCTATTTACCTTCCTTGGTCCTGTCAGGACCTTGAAACACACTGCTTCTGGTTGCTGGGACCAATGCTACCATTGACTATCACAGTCTCAGCTGGGTCTTTTCCACTATCCAGCTGTGCATCTCCCAATAGGCTTATCCAGCACCTCCATCATGAAGTTATCCATGAAACACCCCAGGGATCATTTGCATCCTGACCTGTTGTCCTTCCCGCAGGTATCACGGAGGCTGAAGCCTGCCATAAGATCACTCAGAGGCTTCCTCGAGTTGTTTAAAGGCTTTGTgcccttcctcaccctgatGGAGTGGTCTGTAACAGGCCCCCGCCCCAAAGtcaccctcccaccccctcctctGATCCTGACCCGCAGGTGATCACTCAGAGAGTGACTGATCCTGTGGAGGAGCCCCATACATCTGAGCTGCTCCCATTCTCCCTTCAAGGTGGGGCTCCTTGGTCATCAGGGGCAATGTTGGCTGGCTTGGCCATGGCTTCCTGGGGCAGCACCCTCCCTCTCACTGGCTCATTTCTGTCTGCAGGCCCAAATGCAACGCTGCACGGTGTTCGAGTGTTTGTGTAAGAACAGGAAGATATCTGCAAAACATCATGACCTCTCACGAAAAGAAGGTTTTGCTGAATCCAGTTGCAAACGTTACAGACGGAGGAGTTTTGGCAAGAACATAGGGGAGTCAGATATACAACTTCCATTAATTTCAGAAGAACTGAATGTTTAAAGCACTTGTACACTTTTGAGCAGCTAAGTTCAAACATCTGCACCAAAGAGATGAGGAGACTGGAATTAATTTTCAACACCAACTATATTTTATTACTTGAAACACCAGGAAGATTCATTCTCATGGATGTGGGAACTTCTGCTGCATGGTACCTCTGGCCCTGAACATTCACTCTGGGCCTCCTTCCTTTTTCTATGCCCCTCCACCCGTGATTATGCCACTTAGGACGTCATACATCCTTCCTGATGCCCACAGCAAGGAGCACTCTGTTGTGGGTACAGACTTGTAACCCTTTTGACTGCTGGGTGGGTTTAATGAGCAACCTACACTCCTCATTTTGGGAGCATGGGTAGTGTATGCCACCTGCTACCCGAGGACGTTAGTGGAGACACTCAACGCACTGGAGGACATCCTCCCCCCGGATGGGGGATGGGGTGTCCCCTCACAGCTGGTATTTCTTCAGCAGATCGCTCTGCCACTGCCGCTTCTTGTTGGGAAAGGCAACAGGGATCTTGATCTTGCGGAACTCCTCAATGCATTTCCCCAGCTCGGACTCCAGCGCCCGTCTCTCCTCGCTCACTGCTGTGGCAGGACTGACCTCCACCCCATTCTCCTTCACTGCTGCTTGGTCGCTGTTTCTCCTCTGCCCTGCCTGCTTCacctcctccagcttcttcagGGACTTGGAGAAGTCCAGGGTGTTGGGGCGGGCTGGACACTCCTCAGGGGCTTCTGGCCATGGCAATGAGTCGGTGGGGCTGGGATCCTTGGCCTCTGACTGGGGGTCTCTGCGTGGCAGGGTCTCATCCGTGTCTGGAGCTGGCCTGGGCTCACTGCAGCTGCCAGAGGTTTCAACGTTGTCCCCACTGGTGGGGCTGGCTGGGTCCTGCCTTGTCTCATAGCTTTGATTTGGCTCCTCTGGGTCACAATGGGCTggggaaggaaagcagagagcgGTGTGAGGAACAGGAGCTTGCACAAGCCCCTGTTGACCCGCTAGACCGCGAGCAAGGCTGGggtgcagccaggctgggggtgcGGGTTCCTCGGCTCAGTTGGGCATGGGGCAATCCCAGCGGAGTCCCTGCGGGGTGCCCAAATGGGCAGGGAAAGCCAAGCCACCACCTTGGTGAGCCCTTCTCCAAGTCTTGGGTTGGTTGAGTCTTGGGGCCAGCCCCAGGTGGGGTTGGGTGGTCCTGGGAAGCTTATGGGCTTCCCATGGTCTGTGGTTTGGTCTGCAGTGGTGTGAGAATGGTGCAGACAAGAAACCTGAGATGCAAGGAGGCCTGAGATGGAAGAAGTAATTGCTCAGCCTCCCGCAGACCTCAGGCAGGGCTTGCACACACTTTTGTTTGTTAATGGCAGCGGAAAACGAGCAGTGACTGCATGGGCAACAGCCACTCTGTCTCAATTACCAGCTGCCAGGGGAAAAATCAGGTGGTGAGAAAAGTGAATGGAAACTGCTAGGAAAGCATTGAGCAGGGGgcctccctgctcccctcctCAGGTATGCAAAGAAAGACACGTGTGTTTACAGCTGAACCCGGACAAGTGTTTGCTGATACCTGTGTCTGGTGTGGACAGGAAGGTGAGAGGGGTCTTCACCCAGTCCAGCAGACCTGTCCCACACATCCCTTCTCAAGGCACGCTGTCACCTCTGGCGCTGTCCCAACAGCCACGACCAAAGCTGGTTTGGGGATGAAACACCCGAGTGATGCAGAGGAAGCTGGAGATGTGTCTGTGGCGCTCTGGAGGTACCGTGGGCACGGGACAGGCACGGTGGTGGGACAGCAGAAGTGTCCTCAAGTGTCTTGAGGGCTCTGAGCACACGGTGGGTTCAGGTCTGTGCTTGCCAGACACTGGCAGAGACATTCTCACAATTTGGCTGTTTTAGCAGGGATTTGTTTtgaaagtgtatttttcttttccccttaaaGTTCCTGTTTTTCTAAATATCGTTGGCAGCAACACGGGCCTTCCTGCTCTTTAAAAGCTTTGGGAAGGGAGGCGTGTTTCTtgtaattgttttcatttgcacagctgtttttttgttggatAGGACACTTGGAGACTTTCTTCCCATCACAATAACAAGATTCGTTATTCCGAGTGGTGGTATTAACTTGGCAGTGTTTTTCATTGCTTCTTTTCAAGGCACTTTAAAAAACACGTTTGTTGTACAGCTCTAATCACACCAGTGCCTCTCATTTAATGCTCTGGAGTTTCCAGCCCTTCACCTATACCCACCTCTGTACTGCTGGGGCTGTACATTTGCCCTTGCGTTAGAAACACTCCGGTTGTCACAGCCGATGTGAATTGCAAAAGTGCTGTTACGTGGGGTTTTATAGGGAGCGATTGCCATTGGGCCATGAATTATCTTGACCCCTTTCCCCTCCTTATGTTGTAGTTTTCTATGTAGGACTTTGCACACGGGAGCACGCAGGACTGAGCAGACACCATGAGTACCCAACATTTAGGCAGCTGATAAATATTGCCCAGTAATGCACCTGACCATTTAATGCTGCAACATCTGCCCTGCCCAGATGTGCTCCAATCTTTGCTATTAACATGTGAAAGCAATCAAAAGGGAGTTTGAATCCTGTTCAAAAGTACAGATATACTatagcaaaagcagcagcctgggagAGGCCATCCTGGTGACACCCGCCTTGCTTCTCCTGGGGGAgttttctgtcccttttctctcttggtttgttcttctccttttcttattccttaaGGCGCTTTTTGCTATCAGAGCCCTCAGTGGTGGCTCCATGAGCAGGTCTCCGGGTGGGAATTCTGCACGGGGAACCTGATGCAGGGAGGACCCCAGCGCAGCTGATGTTGCTTCAGGGTGCACCCACCAAACCCCTGTGCAAAGACACTGCTCCACTTCTCAAAAACAAAGAGCTCTGAGAACAGAGattttttctctaaaatgtcTGAATTCCTGAcctgctgggattttttttttaagtacatcTGCTAGCAGACATATGAAACAGGGTATaaagtatttctattttaaattcctCATCCTACACTTTGCCCCCATGGAAGCAGAGAATGTCAAGGtggattttcattttccttgaaaactttttgcagggatagaggtgttttttgggtttttttccccctattccttcctctttttttttgacatttacTTGAACAGTTCCAGCACTGAAATTACTAGAGGTGGAAAGCACAAATGTCATCCATCACAGCAGAAACCTTGAAGGCTGGATTTTCTTCAGCAAATCTCTCCAGGAAGTTACAAGGATGTATCTTTGCCCTGAATTCTTTGAGTGATGGAATAAAGTCTCTGAGTTCTTATACTGCTTTAATAATCTTATCTGCGAGGCTCACAGCTGCACTTGTGAAATGGGGAGCCGAGGCATGGGGAATATAAGCTGATGCACCCAAATTCATACAAGAGGCCTATGGCTTAGCTGGAGACTGAATTAAAATCTCTTCAGTTCTTCCCTGGTATCTTAGTTCCTGCAACATCCGGTGACTGTAACTGGCATGgtatagcatttttttttctaaagctttCAACACATTTTACATCACATTATTCACATTTGAGGCACAGAGAAGTGGAATAACTTGTTAAGGTCACCAGGCTGAGAACAAATCCAAGTCTCCTCGGTGCTGCTCCTGCACACTCTCTGCACCAGATCATGCTGGTTTCCTTTGCATGGTCTGGCCAGGCTACAAACCTGTAACCTCCACACTCATGCAATCTCTCTGCTCCTGCTATGTTCCCATTGTATTATCTATAATATCTGAGTCTGCTGAGCTTTGGGAGAGCAGGACAATGGTGTAGACCCCCACTGAAAAATCCCTTTCTAGAGCAGAATTTTGCCAGGGCATaatttctttgctttggaactGCCAAGCAGGTGATCTTCAGGCCATTCCTGTG is a window of Columba livia isolate bColLiv1 breed racing homer chromosome 12, bColLiv1.pat.W.v2, whole genome shotgun sequence DNA encoding:
- the LOC110362304 gene encoding uncharacterized protein LOC110362304, with the translated sequence MSAYSLLPKGMKCFEGVQQGTYQGHFKRRPCVMCHKTCLGSWGAFKGNSLEIVFHGMGPQHSFSFLASLPNGCERSPESCHAEQRARPTPSPLFLGPVVRGQLYRQLSRHCSLPGSSWLNLPVPQPSETEHSPKKQMSSSEPILDLKTDTTEALPAHCDPEEPNQSYETRQDPASPTSGDNVETSGSCSEPRPAPDTDETLPRRDPQSEAKDPSPTDSLPWPEAPEECPARPNTLDFSKSLKKLEEVKQAGQRRNSDQAAVKENGVEVSPATAVSEERRALESELGKCIEEFRKIKIPVAFPNKKRQWQSDLLKKYQL